A stretch of Nonomuraea africana DNA encodes these proteins:
- a CDS encoding extracellular solute-binding protein — MAVAVAACMTMTGCVAANATAGPVTPAPKASPTPTRTPTSTPRPTASPPQSDGTLQILTYKGYAESGGGGTNWVADFESTTGCRIARLDTVQTAQDMQDRVGQRAYDVISAGPEVAANLIEAQQVQPIDTARVTGYDELTKQLRDQSEVGGKVYGVPYLWGSFEIIYDAAKTRPRDASALYDSQTAALPDSPLSIADAALAGGAADPYELTAGQLDQAMTLLGKNKNRLYWKDPITLVRAFATGKVDIAQATPYFRMLLQKAGKDVRALDTTATTGWVDSWMLNASTPSLDCAYRWLSWTAMAETQRDAAAWVGLAPATSKACKGRAEGLCEAYGVGKAAKLAKVAFAVRPPGDCTPPEGECTDYVAWTKRWQGLVS, encoded by the coding sequence ATGGCCGTCGCCGTAGCGGCGTGCATGACGATGACCGGATGCGTGGCGGCGAACGCGACGGCCGGGCCCGTGACGCCCGCCCCCAAGGCCAGCCCCACACCCACGCGGACCCCGACGTCGACCCCGCGGCCGACGGCCAGCCCCCCGCAGAGCGACGGCACCCTGCAGATCCTCACCTACAAGGGCTATGCCGAGTCGGGTGGCGGGGGTACGAACTGGGTGGCCGACTTCGAGAGCACGACGGGCTGCCGCATCGCCAGGCTCGACACCGTGCAGACCGCCCAGGACATGCAGGACCGGGTGGGGCAGCGCGCCTACGACGTGATCTCGGCCGGCCCCGAGGTCGCCGCGAACCTGATCGAGGCCCAGCAGGTGCAGCCCATCGACACCGCCAGGGTCACCGGCTACGACGAGCTGACCAAGCAGCTGCGCGACCAGAGCGAGGTCGGCGGCAAGGTGTACGGCGTGCCCTACCTCTGGGGCTCCTTCGAGATCATCTACGACGCCGCGAAGACCAGGCCGCGCGACGCCTCGGCGCTCTACGACAGCCAGACCGCCGCGCTGCCCGACAGCCCGCTGTCCATCGCGGACGCCGCGCTGGCCGGTGGCGCCGCCGACCCCTACGAGCTCACCGCAGGCCAGCTCGACCAGGCCATGACGCTGCTGGGCAAGAACAAGAACCGGCTGTACTGGAAGGACCCGATCACCCTGGTGCGCGCGTTCGCCACGGGCAAGGTCGACATCGCGCAGGCCACGCCGTACTTCAGGATGCTGCTGCAGAAGGCCGGAAAGGACGTCAGGGCGCTCGACACGACCGCCACCACGGGCTGGGTCGACTCCTGGATGCTGAACGCGAGCACCCCGAGCCTCGACTGCGCCTACCGCTGGCTCAGCTGGACGGCCATGGCCGAGACCCAGCGCGACGCCGCCGCGTGGGTGGGGCTCGCTCCCGCCACGTCCAAGGCCTGCAAGGGGCGGGCCGAAGGTCTGTGCGAGGCCTACGGCGTCGGTAAAGCGGCGAAGCTGGCAAAGGTCGCCTTTGCCGTACGCCCACCAGGGGATTGCACGCCCCCTGAGGGGGAATGCACTGACTATGTCGCCTGGACCAAGCGGTGGCAAGGACTTGTGAGCTGA
- a CDS encoding LLM class flavin-dependent oxidoreductase has product MQFGIFTVSDVTTDPTTGRTPTEAERIKAMVTIALKAEEVGLDVFATGEHHNPPFVASSPTTMLGYIAARTERLILSTSTTLITTNDPVKIAEDFAMLQHLADGRVDLMMGRGNTGPVYPWFGKDIRDGIPLAIENYALLHRLWREPVVDWEGKFRTPLQGYTSTPAPLDGVPPFVWHGSIRSPEIAEQAAYYGDGFFANNIFWPKEHYQRLISLYRRRYAHYGHGLPEQAIVGLGGQVFMRKNSQDAIREFRPYFDNAPVYGHGPSLEEFMAETPLTVGSPDQVIERTLKFREHFGDYQRQLFLMDHAGLPLKTVLEQLDILGEEVVPVLRKEFAIGRRANVPDAPTHQSLLAQKG; this is encoded by the coding sequence ATGCAGTTCGGTATCTTCACGGTCAGCGACGTCACGACCGACCCGACCACCGGCAGGACGCCGACCGAGGCCGAGCGCATCAAGGCGATGGTCACGATCGCGCTCAAGGCCGAAGAGGTCGGACTGGACGTGTTCGCGACCGGTGAGCACCACAACCCGCCGTTCGTCGCCTCCTCGCCGACGACGATGCTCGGCTACATCGCGGCCAGGACAGAGCGCCTGATCCTGTCGACCTCGACCACGCTGATCACCACGAACGACCCCGTGAAGATCGCGGAGGACTTCGCGATGCTGCAGCACCTGGCCGACGGCAGGGTGGACCTGATGATGGGCCGCGGCAACACCGGTCCGGTCTACCCCTGGTTCGGCAAGGACATCCGCGACGGCATCCCGCTCGCCATCGAGAACTACGCGCTGCTGCACCGCCTGTGGCGTGAGCCGGTGGTCGACTGGGAGGGCAAGTTCCGCACCCCGCTGCAGGGCTACACCTCGACGCCCGCGCCCCTCGACGGCGTGCCGCCGTTCGTCTGGCACGGCTCGATCCGCAGCCCCGAGATCGCCGAGCAGGCCGCCTACTACGGCGACGGGTTCTTCGCCAACAACATCTTCTGGCCGAAGGAGCACTACCAGCGGCTGATCAGCCTCTACCGGAGGCGGTACGCCCACTACGGTCACGGCCTTCCCGAGCAGGCCATCGTCGGCCTCGGCGGCCAGGTGTTCATGCGCAAGAACTCCCAGGACGCCATCCGCGAGTTCCGTCCCTACTTCGACAATGCCCCCGTCTACGGCCACGGGCCCTCGCTGGAGGAGTTCATGGCCGAGACCCCGCTCACGGTCGGCAGCCCCGACCAGGTCATCGAGCGGACACTCAAGTTCAGGGAGCACTTCGGCGACTACCAGCGCCAGCTGTTCCTCATGGACCACGCGGGACTGCCGCTGAAGACGGTCCTGGAGCAGCTCGACATCCTCGGCGAGGAGGTCGTGCCCGTGCTCCGCAAGGAGTTCGCGATCGG